In the Planktothrix sp. FACHB-1365 genome, one interval contains:
- a CDS encoding sulfurtransferase codes for MTEPQLIVSPDWLANHLEDSNIVIVDCRFSLANPKLGQQQYQDSHIPGAFYLDLDQDLSSPIQKHGGRHPLPNPEKLAAKLSEIGITSQQTLVVAYDDSRFAFASRLWWLLRYYGHEKVVLLDGGFSQWKNSGYPISSEIPSAQFGQFTPQIHPEMLVNIETVKARKDLPGVVVVDSREPECYLGKTEPIDPIAGCIPGAVNYPWQEVTESTGFVKINEQSQRWEKIKEAEEIIVYCGSGVTACVNLLSLELAGIHHAQLYGGSWSDWCSYLIEEQK; via the coding sequence ATGACAGAACCCCAATTAATTGTTTCCCCAGACTGGTTAGCAAACCATCTCGAAGATTCCAATATTGTAATTGTAGATTGTCGATTTTCCTTAGCTAATCCCAAACTCGGACAACAACAATATCAAGACAGTCATATTCCCGGCGCATTTTATTTAGATTTAGACCAAGATTTATCCAGTCCCATTCAAAAACACGGCGGACGTCACCCCCTACCCAACCCGGAAAAACTGGCGGCAAAATTATCAGAAATTGGGATAACATCTCAACAAACTCTAGTTGTCGCCTATGATGATTCTCGATTCGCTTTTGCTTCGCGGTTGTGGTGGTTGCTACGTTATTATGGACATGAAAAAGTCGTTTTATTAGATGGCGGTTTTAGCCAGTGGAAAAATTCGGGATATCCGATTAGTTCAGAAATTCCATCAGCCCAATTCGGACAATTTACACCGCAAATTCATCCCGAAATGTTGGTTAATATTGAAACCGTAAAAGCCCGAAAAGATTTACCCGGAGTTGTGGTTGTAGACTCCCGTGAACCCGAATGTTATTTAGGCAAAACCGAACCCATTGATCCCATTGCAGGCTGTATTCCGGGGGCCGTTAATTATCCTTGGCAAGAGGTGACAGAATCCACCGGATTTGTTAAAATAAATGAACAATCCCAACGCTGGGAAAAGATTAAAGAGGCTGAAGAAATTATCGTTTATTGTGGTTCAGGAGTCACAGCCTGTGTTAATTTATTATCCTTAGAATTAGCGGGGATTCATCACGCTCAACTGTACGGAGGAAGTTGGAGTGATTGGTGTTCCTATTTAATCGAAGAACAAAAATAA
- a CDS encoding Uma2 family endonuclease, giving the protein MIANSQPYMAREDYLEAEKNSLIKHEYIQGEIYAMVGASDAHVTIAGNLFALLRNYLRGKGCRVYMADMKADIEILDIYYYPDVIVTCDPRDREFQYFKRYPKLIVEVIFPETEGFDRGKKFEDYRHLDTLEEYVLIAQDRISVECFRKNSEGLWVLYPYSSGQEIYLESLDFRCSITDIYEEVEFQVTTESDRNWVSL; this is encoded by the coding sequence ATGATTGCTAATTCTCAACCCTATATGGCGCGTGAAGATTATCTCGAAGCTGAAAAGAACAGTCTGATTAAGCATGAATATATTCAAGGGGAAATTTATGCGATGGTGGGGGCGAGTGATGCCCATGTTACCATTGCAGGTAATCTTTTTGCCTTGTTGAGAAATTACTTAAGAGGAAAAGGCTGTCGGGTTTATATGGCGGATATGAAAGCTGATATTGAAATTTTAGATATCTATTATTATCCTGATGTGATTGTTACTTGTGATCCTAGAGATAGGGAATTTCAATATTTTAAACGATATCCTAAATTAATTGTTGAGGTGATTTTCCCTGAAACAGAAGGATTTGATCGCGGTAAAAAATTTGAAGATTATCGACATTTGGACACTTTGGAAGAATATGTTTTAATAGCTCAAGATCGGATTAGTGTAGAGTGTTTTAGAAAAAATTCTGAGGGCTTATGGGTTTTATATCCTTATAGTTCAGGACAAGAAATTTATTTAGAAAGTCTGGATTTTCGCTGTTCAATTACTGATATTTATGAAGAGGTTGAATTTCAAGTTACAACTGAATCGGATAGAAACTGGGTTTCTTTATGA